In Telopea speciosissima isolate NSW1024214 ecotype Mountain lineage chromosome 10, Tspe_v1, whole genome shotgun sequence, the DNA window cacaacaacaacaacatcaataacaacaataacaacaacaacaacaactactactactacagcAATCTCTGATACTAACGGATACTATATAGACTTAATAAGGTTACCTAATTGAAATGAAAGATAATGCAAGGTACCCATATTGCAAAAGTAACAATCACAACTTGGTAGGTCTAAAAATTGCAGAATTCAATCTCCTTCACCACATATCATCACATCAATGAAATTTTCAGATTATGAACTTCCTGGTGGAGGTGGTAATTGGGGGATTTGTTGTGGTGGCGGGCGCTTTCGCTTCTTTTTCTCATAACTAATCCCCCTTGCTTTGGCCTGCAACTCACGAACTTCCCTTAAATAAAGCCTAACAGCTCGGGCACCGAAGGGATTTGCTTCCGGTTTCCCACCGTGTTCTTCAAAGGCAGCACGGAGACGACCGATGAGTGCATCGAGACTTCCCCAAGCTTGCCGGAGAGGACATGGACAAGGAGCAGGTGGGTTAGGATGACCAAAGAAAGGGCAGATTTGGGTATGGACTTTGGTTTTGCCGAATTGGTCGAGGTATCGGAGGAATTCAAGGACATGAGCACCACTGCACCGGGAGAGGGAGAGTGGAGGTCTATGGTTTCTTAGGTATTGGCCAAAGGTGTTCCAATCTCGACGTTTCTGGTTTTCATATCGGCTTGGGGAGACTGAAGGTGAGGAAGaggtggaagaggaagagattGCAGCCAAACTGTTTGTTGTGTTGTTACTGTTGGTGTTCTCTGAGTTGGAGCTCTCTGCTGTTGCTGGAATTGCATCCATGGAAGTCTTGATGGTGCCCTAATTCTTGAGTCCTGCAGAAGAAGAAATATATGTTTGTGTGTTGTTGAtcataataaagaaacaaagatcaagagagagagagagagagagagagagagagagagagagagatgagagatgaGGAAAGAGGAAGACAAACCAGATGAAGCAGCAGTTGAAGAGAGATCACACAAACACTTTGTTCTACTCTTTGTAGCTGACAGCCAAGGATGAGTGTTTTTTTGCAGATTTGTGTCTTTTGATAAAGACTGTAACCTTCAGAGAGCAAATTGGATTACTGGGTTCTACCTTTACATGGTATCGATTTgggtatgagagagagagagagagagagagagagagagagagagagagaggtgagggAGGAAAATTGTGATGATGAGATTaatacagaagaagaaagaaaggatttgaaacttctcttttcttctttggggTTGGCTTTGTTTGAGCAATACTAGAAACCTTGAAAGGCTGTGATGTTGGACTTTTGTTCTCTGAGAATTGGATAGAGAGATTATCTTTCCGAAAAAGGGGAAGGAACTGAAACTATTTTTTCAAGATGAATGCAGTGTCTtttattagagagagagagagagagagagagagattgcttTGTGGTAAGTGGTGGGAACCTGTTCTGGACTGGTTAGGGCTTTTGTGGGTTTGGAAAGAGGTTGACAGGAGGTTAAGATGATGGAGCCAGTAAAAAAGTTAGTAGGGTGAGAGGGggtgaaaaaaagaaatacaagagaataacatcattttgtttctttaccCCCTCTTTCTTTAATGAATGACAATACCTTCCTTTAGTGACTTGTACCAAtgcaccttttcttttctctcctttacTTGTTTTTCCTTTACCTCCCATTTACTTATATCTTTGGGTAATAACTTCCCAAATTTGTTCCCATTTCATGATTTTAATTtgcattaattatatatattctTAGAACAAACATCAAACAAAATAAGAACAAgacccaaaaaaagagaaagatgacACAGAGATGTAATGTGATTCAAACATCAATATGATGTACTATGTTTACGGGCGAAGGtgaagatgtttcactatgtaaatcggagaaagttacaatggagatctctcaagaacacccaaatagCAGTGTTGTTGTTCTCtcctagaaaccctaaatcgaaaaccccaaatctcactcATTCTACTATAGAGCGGGTAAAGAATATAATTACTTCTCCATCAGATCGGGTCAGGTCGAACCGTACCATCACATATCTTAGAAAAAATTCCATTCGAATTGCCACCAAAAAAGTTAGAGCGGGTCATTTTTCAAAAtgggtacaagaattcgagacatacataacactatataatattaaaaatataaactCCAATGCCATTCTAGCTTAACTAATCAAAGACACTAAAATTTCTAATATAATTAAAGCCATACATATATTGCTCCAATTGACTCATGTTCTTGAATGACCCCAAAGAAAAAATTGTTTGAATGCTCCCAACTACCACAGCATATGTGGGGCATGGAAATGTTGGTATCTAAGATAAATGAAGTAACCCATTTGCTTGGCAGCTAGCATCAGTAGCAATTTGTATATATATGCATACCTATAGTACATTATAGGCAATCAATGGGACATGTTTCTCTCCATTAGGAGTATAAGATTTCTGATTCAGAAGAAAAGTTGTGTATAAAAGGCTTAAAAGCAAACTTGTACATATTTAAGTCATAATAAGATAAAGTATTATATAATTTATTCTAAagccacagatgatttatattaCTACTCCACTCTCTTATTGGTTCCAAGGATAATAGGATATATATCCAACTCATTGGCTTTCATTGTTTGCTCCAAACACTACAACTGAaacacaatctctctctctctctctctctctctctctctcttacattgGGAACTTGTCGGATAGGGTTTTCAGATGAAGGGTGTAATTGCTTGAAAAAGTAGGCAAGGTAGTTTCAACCTTAAAGCCTATAATAATGTTTCGTTTTATATTAAACATGGGCAGACATCTCATTCCCTCTCTTTGACAAAGACTTCA includes these proteins:
- the LOC122641703 gene encoding protein LIGHT-DEPENDENT SHORT HYPOCOTYLS 3-like — translated: MDAIPATAESSNSENTNSNNTTNSLAAISSSSTSSSPSVSPSRYENQKRRDWNTFGQYLRNHRPPLSLSRCSGAHVLEFLRYLDQFGKTKVHTQICPFFGHPNPPAPCPCPLRQAWGSLDALIGRLRAAFEEHGGKPEANPFGARAVRLYLREVRELQAKARGISYEKKKRKRPPPQQIPQLPPPPGSS